From Labilithrix sp., a single genomic window includes:
- the smpB gene encoding SsrA-binding protein SmpB has product MALAKKTAAKTEKPDVIEKVIITNRRATFDYAIDEKFEGGLALVGSEVKSMRAGKVELVDAYATVENDQLWLKQMYIAPFEQAKAFPHEPRRARKVLVHKSEIARIHRAIAREGMTLVPLRLYWKRGVVKVELGLAKGKKAHDKRADIAAKTADREARAAMGRGRKERG; this is encoded by the coding sequence ATGGCATTGGCGAAGAAGACGGCCGCGAAGACGGAGAAGCCCGACGTCATCGAGAAGGTCATCATCACGAACCGCCGCGCGACGTTCGACTACGCGATCGACGAGAAGTTCGAGGGCGGCCTCGCGCTGGTGGGCAGCGAGGTCAAGTCGATGCGGGCCGGCAAGGTCGAGCTCGTCGACGCTTACGCGACGGTCGAGAACGACCAGCTGTGGCTGAAGCAGATGTATATTGCACCTTTCGAGCAAGCGAAGGCGTTCCCGCACGAGCCGCGGCGCGCGCGGAAGGTGCTGGTCCACAAGTCGGAGATCGCGCGCATCCACCGCGCGATCGCGCGCGAGGGGATGACGCTCGTGCCGCTCCGGCTCTACTGGAAGCGCGGCGTCGTGAAGGTGGAGCTGGGGCTCGCGAAGGGCAAGAAGGCGCACGACAAGCGCGCGGACATCGCGGCGAAGACGGCCGACCGCGAAGCGCGGGCGGCGATGGGGCGGGGGCGGAAGGAGCGCGGGTGA
- a CDS encoding branched-chain amino acid transaminase, which yields MVDKLQKIWIDGELVAWDEGKIHLLTHSLHYGVAAFEGIRAYKRADGKSYVFRLREHIDRLFDTCKMTLLKPEFTKEQVTRACFDTLKANDLAEGYLRPVVFLGEGAMGIFAPNNPVRTTVLAWKWGAYLGEEALKNGIRAKISSFARHHVNISLAKAKMTGQYTNSVLAKREAKFGGYDEAIMLDASGYVSEGTGENLFLVKKGALLTPDLSSSILEGITRETVIILARELGLTVQEGRVTRDQLWLADEVFMTGTAAEITPVREVDNRPIGEGTVGPITKKLQAKFFDVVRGSDNSHPEWLSLVS from the coding sequence ATGGTCGACAAGCTTCAGAAAATCTGGATCGACGGCGAGCTCGTCGCTTGGGACGAGGGGAAGATTCATCTCCTCACGCACTCGCTTCACTACGGCGTCGCCGCGTTCGAGGGGATCCGCGCGTACAAACGGGCCGACGGCAAGAGCTACGTCTTCCGCCTGCGCGAGCACATCGATCGCCTCTTCGACACGTGCAAGATGACGCTCCTCAAGCCGGAGTTCACGAAGGAGCAGGTCACGCGCGCGTGCTTCGACACGCTGAAGGCGAACGACCTCGCGGAGGGCTACCTCCGCCCCGTCGTCTTCCTCGGCGAAGGCGCGATGGGCATCTTCGCGCCGAACAACCCGGTCCGCACCACCGTCCTCGCGTGGAAGTGGGGCGCGTACCTCGGCGAGGAGGCGCTCAAGAACGGCATCCGCGCGAAGATCAGCTCGTTCGCGCGCCACCACGTCAACATCAGCCTCGCGAAGGCGAAGATGACGGGCCAGTACACGAACAGCGTGCTCGCGAAGCGCGAGGCGAAGTTCGGCGGCTACGACGAGGCGATCATGCTCGACGCGTCGGGCTACGTCTCCGAGGGCACGGGCGAGAACCTCTTCCTCGTGAAGAAGGGCGCGCTCCTCACGCCCGACCTCTCCTCCTCCATCCTCGAGGGCATCACGCGCGAGACGGTCATCATCCTCGCGCGCGAGCTGGGCCTCACGGTGCAGGAGGGCCGCGTCACGCGCGACCAGCTCTGGCTCGCGGACGAGGTCTTCATGACGGGCACCGCCGCCGAGATCACCCCGGTGCGCGAGGTCGACAACCGCCCCATCGGCGAAGGCACGGTCGGCCCGATCACGAAGAAGCTCCAGGCGAAGTTCTTCGACGTCGTCCGCGGCAGCGACAACAGTCACCCCGAGTGGCTCTCGCTCGTCTCCTAG
- a CDS encoding (2Fe-2S) ferredoxin domain-containing protein, which produces MREAIAPRLHFFVCANRREGSPLGPGCGPNGDAVYDALKSAVTRVPGGVASIWVTKTHCLGICPKHGCTVARYPNAGPSIMTEVTPADVPALLESKDEVAHELALLEELQRKKVLDLARRLKPGLTLEDVQNPHDFPELDDPDWHYADGVLAGIASVKMALAARGKQSRRNDGEEE; this is translated from the coding sequence ATGCGCGAGGCGATCGCCCCTCGACTCCACTTCTTCGTCTGCGCGAACCGCCGCGAAGGCTCGCCCCTCGGCCCCGGCTGCGGACCCAACGGCGACGCGGTCTACGACGCGTTGAAGTCCGCCGTCACGCGCGTGCCCGGCGGCGTCGCGTCGATCTGGGTGACGAAGACCCACTGCCTCGGCATCTGCCCGAAGCACGGCTGCACCGTCGCGCGCTACCCGAACGCGGGCCCCTCGATCATGACCGAGGTGACCCCCGCCGACGTCCCGGCGCTCCTCGAGTCCAAGGACGAGGTCGCGCACGAGCTCGCGCTCCTCGAGGAGCTGCAGCGAAAGAAGGTGCTCGATCTCGCGCGCCGCCTCAAACCCGGACTTACCCTCGAGGACGTCCAGAACCCGCACGACTTCCCCGAGCTAGACGATCCCGACTGGCACTACGCCGACGGCGTCCTCGCCGGCATCGCATCGGTGAAGATGGCGCTCGCTGCGCGCGGTAAGCAGAGCCGAAGGAACGATGGCGAAGAAGAATAA
- a CDS encoding Smr/MutS family protein — MAKKNKKRDDDERKPDLPKFTGFNALAAGLGDMKAKMEAEERAGKKPAPPPPPRPPPPKKLTPAESLADELTFHRMMSGVTPLADRGSRVTVSGAARVEPKKVKQEDVRERAKREAEAVLDHLHHLVDDAVRFEVTDDGKRVEGRRTDVPPALVRELRRGVLPIDGRLDLHGHGAEDARTKLLDFLKAQRTRGERCVLVIHGKGDHSERGVGILRGEIAAWLSQGRAREHVAAFATAQPADGGEGAVYVALRR; from the coding sequence ATGGCGAAGAAGAATAAGAAGCGCGACGACGACGAGCGGAAGCCGGACCTCCCGAAGTTCACCGGCTTCAACGCGCTCGCGGCCGGCCTCGGCGACATGAAGGCGAAGATGGAAGCCGAAGAACGCGCCGGCAAGAAGCCCGCGCCTCCACCCCCGCCGCGCCCGCCGCCCCCGAAGAAGCTCACCCCCGCGGAGTCGCTCGCGGACGAGCTCACGTTCCATCGCATGATGAGCGGCGTCACACCGCTCGCCGATCGCGGCAGCCGCGTGACGGTGTCCGGCGCCGCGCGCGTCGAGCCGAAGAAGGTGAAGCAGGAAGACGTGCGCGAGCGGGCGAAGCGCGAAGCGGAGGCGGTGCTCGATCACCTCCATCACCTCGTCGACGACGCGGTGCGCTTCGAGGTGACCGACGACGGCAAGCGCGTCGAGGGCCGTCGCACCGACGTCCCGCCCGCGCTCGTCCGCGAGCTCCGCCGTGGTGTCCTCCCGATCGACGGCCGTCTCGATCTCCACGGCCACGGCGCCGAGGACGCGCGCACGAAGCTCCTCGACTTCCTCAAGGCCCAGCGCACGCGCGGCGAGCGCTGCGTCCTCGTGATCCACGGCAAGGGCGACCACTCCGAGCGCGGCGTCGGCATCCTGCGCGGCGAGATCGCAGCGTGGCTCTCGCAAGGCCGCGCGCGCGAGCACGTGGCGGCTTTCGCAACGGCCCAACCCGCCGACGGCGGCGAAGGCGCGGTCTACGTCGCGCTTCGCCGTTAG
- a CDS encoding stage II sporulation protein M has translation MSLASALTEKAFTERRRADWDALDALGAKAQRVGIKKLEPEEVVRVSPLYRSVCADLAAAQAARYSAPLVEYLLGLTAAAHGMMYGPHAKVDDDDRAGGRNARALSVRRAWLVAFPRAVRARRREMLLATALFFVPFLLGAVLTMRDPSFAFRVVPEAMLRPLTEAYAKGFGDGREAGEGALMAGFYVYNNVGIALRCFACGVFFGLGSAFYLVQNGLSIGAILGYVASQGAGDNIGIFIIGHGSLELGAIVLAGGAGLSIGWSIVAPGDLPRVVSLQRRAREILVIVAGAAVMLVMAAAIEGFWSASSAPQPVKLVVGATLFVLLMAYILLAGRAPAKDEAR, from the coding sequence ATGAGCCTCGCCTCCGCCCTCACCGAGAAGGCGTTCACCGAGCGCCGGCGCGCGGACTGGGACGCGCTCGACGCGCTCGGCGCGAAGGCGCAGCGCGTCGGGATCAAGAAGCTCGAGCCGGAGGAGGTCGTCCGCGTCTCGCCGCTCTACCGCAGCGTCTGCGCCGACCTCGCCGCGGCGCAGGCCGCCCGCTACAGCGCGCCGCTCGTCGAGTACCTCCTCGGCCTCACCGCCGCCGCGCACGGCATGATGTACGGCCCGCACGCGAAGGTCGACGACGACGACCGCGCCGGCGGCCGCAACGCGCGCGCGCTCAGCGTGCGCCGCGCGTGGCTCGTCGCGTTCCCCCGCGCCGTGCGCGCGCGGAGGCGCGAGATGCTGCTCGCGACCGCGCTCTTCTTCGTTCCGTTCCTCCTCGGCGCCGTCCTCACGATGCGCGACCCGAGCTTCGCGTTCCGCGTCGTCCCCGAGGCGATGCTGCGGCCGCTCACCGAGGCGTACGCGAAGGGCTTCGGCGACGGCCGCGAGGCGGGCGAAGGCGCGCTGATGGCGGGCTTCTACGTCTACAACAACGTCGGCATCGCGCTCCGCTGCTTCGCGTGCGGCGTCTTCTTCGGACTGGGGTCGGCGTTCTACCTCGTGCAGAACGGGCTCTCGATCGGCGCGATCCTCGGCTACGTCGCGTCGCAAGGCGCCGGCGACAACATCGGGATCTTCATCATCGGCCACGGCTCGCTCGAGCTCGGCGCGATCGTGCTCGCCGGCGGGGCGGGGCTCTCGATCGGATGGTCGATCGTCGCGCCGGGCGATCTCCCGCGCGTCGTGTCGCTCCAGCGCCGCGCGCGCGAGATCCTCGTCATCGTCGCCGGCGCCGCGGTCATGCTCGTGATGGCCGCCGCGATCGAGGGCTTCTGGTCCGCGTCGAGCGCCCCGCAGCCGGTGAAGCTCGTCGTCGGCGCGACGCTGTTCGTGCTGCTCATGGCGTACATCCTCCTCGCCGGCCGCGCGCCGGCGAAGGACGAGGCGCGGTGA
- a CDS encoding serine/threonine protein kinase: MRLVSTIGKGSAATVHRGELVGRNGIRRRVAAKVVSAVSSEEADFVFSHLMTTARRNACVDHPNVVQVYDVVDHRGQPCVLTELVDGVTLADLQARFASTGRRMPLDLALFIAGEVAEGLAGARVARGPDGLQIGMLHQSLTPREVLLSWRGEVKVADFEMSKARACSSSVRSLRALAQRSAAMAPEVAQGHEPDARSDVFAFGVLFHELLIGPRFPAGLNNSELMKLAREGYVQPQTFRPNLPEVALSVLKRALEVDPELRYPNAVALAYDMRRVLLAMGVGDGRYFLRRTLEHEWADRGEEATSEVSLPMTVDSSEYQLFDGEVIELDPRSTKRRK; this comes from the coding sequence GTGCGGCTCGTCTCGACGATCGGGAAGGGCTCGGCCGCCACGGTCCATCGCGGTGAGCTCGTCGGGCGGAACGGCATCCGCCGTCGCGTCGCGGCGAAGGTCGTGTCGGCGGTGTCGAGCGAGGAGGCGGACTTCGTCTTCTCGCACCTGATGACGACGGCGCGGCGCAACGCGTGCGTCGATCACCCGAACGTCGTGCAGGTCTACGACGTCGTCGATCACCGCGGGCAGCCCTGCGTCCTCACCGAGCTGGTCGACGGCGTCACGCTCGCCGATCTCCAGGCGCGCTTCGCCTCGACCGGTCGCCGCATGCCGCTCGATCTCGCGCTCTTCATCGCGGGCGAGGTCGCGGAAGGCCTCGCCGGCGCACGCGTCGCGCGCGGTCCCGACGGGCTCCAGATCGGGATGCTCCACCAGAGCCTCACGCCGCGCGAGGTGCTCCTCTCGTGGCGCGGCGAGGTGAAGGTCGCCGACTTCGAGATGAGCAAGGCGCGCGCGTGCTCCTCCAGCGTGCGCTCGCTCCGCGCGCTCGCGCAGCGCTCCGCCGCGATGGCCCCCGAGGTCGCGCAGGGCCACGAGCCGGACGCGCGCTCCGACGTCTTCGCGTTCGGCGTCCTCTTCCACGAGCTCCTCATCGGTCCCCGCTTCCCCGCCGGCCTCAACAACTCGGAGCTGATGAAGCTCGCGCGCGAAGGTTACGTCCAGCCGCAGACGTTCCGTCCGAACTTGCCCGAGGTCGCGCTGAGCGTGCTGAAGCGCGCGCTCGAGGTCGATCCCGAGCTGCGGTACCCCAACGCCGTCGCGCTCGCGTACGACATGCGCCGCGTGCTCCTCGCGATGGGCGTCGGCGACGGACGCTACTTCCTGCGCCGCACGCTCGAGCACGAGTGGGCCGATCGCGGCGAGGAGGCGACGTCCGAGGTCAGCCTGCCGATGACGGTCGACAGCAGCGAGTATCAGCTATTCGACGGCGAGGTCATCGAGCTCGATCCGCGGTCCACGAAGCGCCGCAAGTAG
- a CDS encoding response regulator encodes MLRVAIVDDEAALRRALARLLADYEVAAFDCARSFLARVGDGERFDVILTDLMMPGMSGAELHQELARIAPEQVARVIVLTGGATTDGACRFLDAHDGLVVEKPFERAEVVALVRSFEAWPRLQRVRLAT; translated from the coding sequence ATGTTGCGGGTCGCGATCGTCGACGATGAAGCCGCGTTGCGGCGGGCGCTGGCGCGGCTGCTCGCCGACTACGAGGTCGCGGCCTTCGACTGCGCGCGCTCCTTCCTCGCGCGCGTCGGCGACGGGGAGCGCTTCGACGTCATCCTCACCGACCTGATGATGCCGGGGATGTCCGGCGCCGAGCTGCATCAGGAGCTCGCGCGCATCGCGCCGGAGCAGGTCGCGCGCGTGATCGTCCTCACCGGCGGCGCGACGACGGACGGCGCGTGTCGGTTCCTCGACGCGCACGACGGGCTCGTCGTCGAGAAGCCGTTCGAGCGCGCGGAGGTCGTGGCGCTCGTCCGCAGCTTCGAGGCGTGGCCGCGGCTTCAGCGCGTGCGCTTGGCGACGTAG
- a CDS encoding NUDIX hydrolase: protein MVPPPKNVKKLERKAVHDVADHGVFRVQRHEYEGLPRPIFVFECRDWCNVIAETERGDVVFVWQYRFGTDALSLEIPGGVIDAGEEPIVAAARELREETGYEAASIELLSVVEPNPALQGNRCFTFLARGARLAGPTSFDDCEDLEVALVPKTDLAALLDSGQLTHALVTGPLETYLRRFVDRGSSSMTSPSNS from the coding sequence ATGGTCCCCCCGCCGAAGAACGTGAAGAAGCTCGAACGCAAGGCGGTCCACGACGTCGCCGACCACGGCGTCTTCCGCGTGCAGCGCCACGAGTACGAAGGCCTCCCGCGCCCCATCTTCGTGTTCGAGTGCCGCGACTGGTGCAACGTGATCGCGGAGACCGAGCGCGGCGACGTCGTCTTCGTGTGGCAGTACCGCTTCGGCACCGACGCGCTCTCGCTCGAGATCCCTGGCGGCGTCATCGACGCCGGCGAAGAGCCCATCGTCGCCGCCGCGCGCGAGCTGCGCGAGGAGACCGGCTACGAAGCCGCGAGCATCGAGCTCCTCTCCGTCGTCGAGCCGAACCCCGCGCTCCAGGGCAACCGCTGCTTCACGTTCCTCGCCCGCGGCGCGCGCCTCGCCGGCCCCACGTCCTTCGACGACTGCGAAGACCTCGAGGTCGCCCTCGTACCGAAGACCGACCTCGCCGCGCTGCTCGACAGCGGGCAGCTCACGCACGCGCTCGTGACGGGGCCGCTCGAGACCTACTTGCGGCGCTTCGTGGACCGCGGATCGAGCTCGATGACCTCGCCGTCGAATAGCTGA
- a CDS encoding serine/threonine protein kinase: MGWASCSRARHVDLDEPVAIKILSASGAASESATARFVREGKAAARIRSDHAVKVRDVGRIEDGTPFMVMELLAGEDLGAIAERGPIAIATAVDWVLQACDALAEAHARGVVHRDLKPSNLFLTHRRDGAPLVKVLDFGISKVQDDADVRRTSTRDVFGSPLYMSPEQLHSTADVDARTDVWSLAAVLFELLAGQAAFLADSLALVHIAILQGPTPDLMKLRPDAPPPLADALARALAKKRDERTPSIAAFAEEIVPFASDVGRAAHAALGAARIEGPPSTPSWTGAASQPQLPQPLPQGVFADTQGAFSTGARGRGALSRAATVALVSFFGTLLLTGVGLAVWSTRARTNAPATAIDRGDDAPPAVVAASAIEAPSAEPPPPDAGTEAVSAPPSASAPPSTSPPEPPPPGPRPKPAVAPPTPPGPKPKPAVTLPDDRL; this comes from the coding sequence GTGGGATGGGCGTCGTGCTCGCGGGCGCGGCACGTCGACCTCGACGAGCCGGTCGCGATCAAGATCCTCAGCGCGAGCGGCGCCGCGAGCGAGTCGGCGACGGCGCGCTTCGTCCGCGAGGGGAAGGCCGCCGCGCGGATCCGCAGCGATCACGCGGTGAAGGTGCGCGACGTCGGCCGCATCGAGGACGGCACGCCGTTCATGGTGATGGAGCTCCTCGCCGGCGAGGACCTCGGCGCGATCGCCGAGCGTGGCCCGATCGCGATCGCGACCGCGGTCGACTGGGTGCTCCAGGCCTGCGACGCGCTCGCGGAGGCGCACGCGCGCGGCGTCGTCCATCGCGACCTCAAGCCGTCGAACCTCTTCCTCACCCATCGTCGCGACGGCGCGCCGCTCGTGAAGGTGCTCGACTTCGGCATCTCGAAGGTCCAGGACGACGCCGACGTCCGCCGGACCTCGACGCGCGACGTCTTCGGCTCGCCGCTCTACATGTCGCCGGAGCAGCTCCACTCGACCGCCGACGTGGACGCGCGCACGGACGTGTGGTCGCTCGCGGCGGTGCTGTTCGAGCTCCTCGCCGGGCAGGCGGCCTTCCTCGCCGACTCGCTCGCGCTCGTCCACATCGCGATCCTCCAGGGCCCGACGCCCGATCTCATGAAGCTCCGCCCGGACGCGCCGCCCCCGCTCGCCGACGCGCTCGCACGCGCGCTCGCGAAGAAGCGCGACGAGCGCACGCCCTCGATCGCGGCCTTCGCGGAGGAGATCGTCCCGTTCGCGAGCGACGTCGGACGCGCCGCCCACGCCGCCCTCGGCGCCGCACGGATCGAGGGGCCGCCCTCGACGCCGTCATGGACGGGAGCGGCGTCGCAACCGCAGCTGCCACAGCCGCTGCCGCAAGGCGTGTTCGCCGACACGCAAGGCGCGTTCTCGACCGGCGCGCGCGGCCGCGGCGCACTCTCGCGCGCAGCGACCGTCGCGCTCGTGTCGTTCTTCGGGACGCTGCTGCTCACCGGCGTCGGCCTCGCGGTATGGAGCACGCGAGCGCGCACGAACGCGCCGGCGACGGCGATCGACCGCGGCGACGACGCGCCGCCTGCCGTCGTCGCCGCGAGCGCGATCGAGGCGCCGTCTGCCGAGCCGCCGCCGCCGGACGCGGGGACGGAGGCGGTGTCGGCGCCGCCGAGCGCGAGCGCGCCGCCGTCCACCTCGCCGCCGGAGCCGCCGCCGCCGGGGCCGCGGCCGAAGCCCGCCGTCGCGCCGCCCACTCCGCCGGGCCCGAAGCCGAAGCCCGCGGTTACTCTTCCGGACGATCGTCTATGA
- a CDS encoding RDD family protein, whose amino-acid sequence MVEAPLDTDVAIETPEHIVFHYRIAGPARRAVGHVLDLLLCYLVVAVLTLVVVLATVGGAIDKGDVSAAAKAGFGLILVALFLAQWAYFLVWEGALGRSPGKMAVGLRVVTTSGRPIGWRAAALRNLLRAADLLPIGYVAGLASMTLSSRFQRLGDLVAGTMVVAPTIARATKPLELEPPAEPRELATLPDHVTLDADERVAIELFLRRRHALGVARENELAAILAEKIGERIGYTHPSPSRLLALVYDRAVNAGRTEAPPSSFFPKAGGTR is encoded by the coding sequence ATGGTGGAAGCGCCGCTCGACACCGACGTCGCGATCGAGACGCCCGAGCACATCGTCTTCCACTACCGCATCGCCGGGCCCGCGCGGCGCGCGGTCGGGCACGTGCTCGACCTCCTCCTCTGCTACCTCGTCGTCGCCGTCCTCACGCTCGTCGTCGTGCTCGCCACCGTCGGCGGCGCCATCGACAAGGGCGACGTGTCCGCCGCCGCGAAGGCCGGCTTCGGCCTCATCCTCGTCGCGCTCTTCCTCGCGCAGTGGGCCTACTTCCTCGTCTGGGAGGGCGCGCTCGGGCGCTCGCCCGGCAAGATGGCGGTGGGGCTCCGCGTCGTCACGACGTCGGGGCGGCCGATCGGGTGGCGCGCCGCGGCGCTGCGCAACTTGCTCCGCGCGGCGGACCTCCTGCCGATCGGGTACGTCGCGGGCCTCGCCTCGATGACGCTGTCCTCACGCTTTCAGCGGCTCGGCGATCTCGTCGCCGGGACGATGGTCGTCGCGCCCACCATCGCGCGCGCGACCAAGCCGCTCGAGCTCGAGCCGCCGGCGGAGCCGCGCGAGCTCGCGACGCTGCCCGACCACGTCACGCTCGACGCCGACGAGCGCGTCGCGATCGAGCTGTTCCTGCGCCGGCGTCACGCGCTCGGCGTCGCGCGCGAGAACGAGCTCGCCGCGATCCTCGCGGAGAAGATCGGAGAGCGGATCGGATACACGCATCCGAGCCCGTCGCGCCTCCTCGCGCTCGTCTACGACCGCGCGGTAAACGCGGGTCGCACGGAAGCGCCGCCTTCGTCGTTCTTCCCGAAGGCCGGGGGCACGCGATGA